The Candidatus Methylomirabilota bacterium DNA segment GCTCGTGCCGGGCAAGCCGCGGGGCGCGCTGCGGAGGGACGGCGGTCGCCGGTGGTGGACCAGACAGTAGAGATACGTGGCACTGCCGTCGGCCGCCTTCACCATCGAGCGCGGGCCCCGACGATTACTCCTCGTCCCAGGTACGCGCCTCCACGCCGGTCACCTTCATGTCCCCGGGCGCCGGCTGCCCGCTCTGGGCCCGGAGCTCCCGGAGCCGGGCCAGGAGGGTCCGCTCGAGCGCGGTGAACTCCTCGGCGGACAGCTCGCCCAGCTCCAGCTGCATCTGCGCGGCCAGCAGCTCCTCGCGCAGCCGCTGCTCGTCGTCGAGCTCGGCGTCCACGGCCTGGGCGATCTTGCTCAGCACGAACTTGAGGCCGCCGACGAAGAGGCTGTCGAGGATGATCATGACGTGGCCTGCGCGCGCTCGAGCTTGAGGCGGATGTTGACGAAGTTGTACGGGGGCCACGGCCCCGTGTACCGGAAGGTGAGGGTGTCGTAGTGGGCGCCGATCTTCTTGACCCGGGCGTCGAAGGCCGGCTCCTGCTCGCGGGTCACCAGGAACGCGGCGTTCATGATCATGCGGTCGCCGATGGGCTTGTTGGCGCGGGAGGCCACGCAGACATCCCGGAGCTGGGCGAAGATCTCGCTCACGTAGCGCTCGGACCGCGCTTGCAGCGCGTGGTCGATCATCCGTCCGTACTGGACCCGGGCGAAGTACGTCGAGCCCTTCTGCGAGGCGATCTCGTTCTTGAGCCGGCGGATGTCCTCGTCGTCGCGCTCGATCTGCCGGATCACGACGTCGCGATCCCACAGGACCTTGAGCCCGAACTCCAGCTTGTCCGCCATCTTCGCCAGCACGTCGTGGAACGCGTGATAGGCGCTGCGCAGGAGCTCGACGATGTCCTCCCGGGTCTTGAACACGGTGCCGAAGGACATCGGGATCACGGTGTGGCGCTGCATCACCGTCTCGCTGACCCGCTCGTGGGCCAGGACGTTCTCGCGCGTGGGATCGTAGACCTCGATGGGCGAGTCGGAGACGACGGCCGCGATGTCCTTGTAATTGATGGTGTGAACCTCGGGGGACCCGGCCCCGATCCCGATGGGTCCGAAGCGCAGCGGGTCGGTGGCGTTGATCACGCAGTAGACGTACTTGCCCAGGTGGTCGACCGGCGCCGCGGCGTCCCGTCCCCGGCGCCGCGCGCTCGCGGGCGACGGCCGCCGCGCGGGTCTGACCGCGGCCCGCCCCTTACGCTTGCGTTTCATGTCTCTCGTTCTCCAGCAAGGCTCTGATCTCGACGACCAGCTCTTCGGGCAGACAGGGTTTGGTGATGAAGGCATCGCAGCCCGCATTGCGGGCGCCCTGCGAGTACCCCTCCAGGGCGTGACCGGTCAAGGCCAGCACGGGGATGCCCTTCGTGCGGGGGTCGCTCTTGAGCCGGCGGGTGGCTTCCCAGCCATCGAGCCCCGGCAGGGACAGGTCCATGACGATCAGGTCGGGCGACAGTTCGAAGGCGCGGGCCAGCGCCTCGTGGCCCGTGGCCGCTTCCGCCACCTGGTAGCCGACGTGCTCGAGGTAGAGCGCGTACATCTCCCGGTTGTCCGAGAAGTCGTCGACGAGCAAGATGAGGGGCCGCCCCATCACCGCGACACCGAACGGGGCAGGACCAGCGTGAACGTCGAACCCTTACCGGGCGCGCTCTGCAGCAGGATGTGCCCGCCCAGGACCGCGGCCAGCCGACGGCAGATGGCCAGGCCGAGCCCGGCCCCCCCGTACGCGCGGGAAGGCGAGTTGTCGGCCTGATTGAAGTCTTCGAAGATCCTGCTGTGATCGGCTTCGGCGATCCCGATGCCGGTGTCGGCGACGGCGATGAGGATCTGATCACGCTCGTCGTCGCAGGCCGCCGAGAGCGTGACCGTGCCTTCGGGGGTGAACTTCAGGGCGTTGGTCACGAAGTTCAGGACAATCTGCTTCACCTTCGCCCGATCGCTCTGCACCAGCGGCAGCGGCGCCGCGATCTCCTTGCTGAGCATCAGCGGGGCATGGCGGAGCATCGGCTCGACCTCGTGGATCACCTCGGTGATGAGCTCGGGCAGGGCGAACTCGGCGGTATGGATCGGCATCTTGCCGGCTTCGATCCGGGTGAGGTCGAGGATGTCGCTGATCAGGTTCAGCAAGTGGCGGGCGCTGGAGTCCACGCGGGAGAGGCCCTTCTTCTGCGGCTCGGACACGGCCCCGAGCACCCCCTGCAGCAGCATGCTCGTGTACCCCAGGATGGCGTTGAGCGGCGTCCGGAACTCGTGAGAGACGTTGGCCAGGAACTGGGACTTCAGCGCCGAGGCCTGCTCGAGGGCCAGGGCCTGGCGGCGGAGCAGCTCGTTCTGCCGTACGAGCTCGGCGGTGGCCTGCCGCACCTTCGCCTCCAGCTCGGTGGAGGCGCGCTTGACCTGCTCGTAGAGCCGTTCGCGCTCCAGGGCCACCGTCTCGTCGTGGAGAATGATGACCACGCCGATCAGCTCCTCGTGCGCGGAGCGAACCTTCCCGGCGACGGCTTCGTAGGGCACGCTCCGGCCGGTGGCCGGATCGATGAGGTCCACCGCGCCCCGGTAGCGGACGCTGTCACCGGCCACCAGGCAGCTGGCCACGAACGAGCCGATGTGCGCGTCGTTGGACTGGATCCGGGCGGTGACGTCGCCGGCGGCCCGGGGGCCAACGGTGAAGAGATGCTCGGCCGGATCGTTCATCAGGATGATGGCCCCGCCGGGGTCGGTGACGAGGACGGGGTCGGCCATGGCGTCGATCACGAGGCGCAGACGGTCGCGCTCGGCGCGAACGTCTGCCTCGGCGAAGCGCAGCCGGCGATAGTTCGCCTCCAGCTCTTCGCTGGCCGTGCGGAGGTCCGTCACGTTGTGCAGGACGGAGACGACGCGCCGCCCCGGCGCCTGCTCGCCGCCGGGGAGATCGCTGAGGACGGTGCTGATCAGCTCGAAGAGGAGGTCCGAGCCGTCGACGGGATCGACCAGGAGCAGCTCTCGCCGGGTCGGCTCGCGTTGGCCCAGGGCATGGCCGGCCAGCGCGGCGGAGAAGAGCATGTTGTTCAGGGCCACCGCCCGGCGCCGCCCCTCGCTCTCGCCTTCGACGCTGCCGAACAGTGACTCCGCCCGGCTGTTGCTCAAGACGATGCGGCCCTCTGCGTCGGTGAGGACCACGGGATCGGGGACCGCCTGGATGACGCCCTCGAAGAGGCCTCGCTCGCGCTCGAACCGCTTGCTTGCCGCCACGGCCCGGTGCGTGCGCTCTAGCCGTGCGAGCGTCGGTCCGAGCAGTCTGGCCAGCCACTCCGCCTCGCGCCGCGTGGTGTCGCCGGGCGGGCTGACCAGCAGCAGGCCGCTGGGCTCCCAGGAGCGGGAATCGCCGTCGGTCAGGGGGACGGCCAGCAGCGGAGCGCGGCCTCTGAAGGGGGCGCTCGCGCCGGGGCCGCCTCCGTTCAGCGAGATGAGGTGAGCTTCACCCCGCAGCAGCGCGGCGGCCAGGGGATGCCGCGCCCTGCCGAGATCCGCGACGAATCGGCTGGCGCGCACGGGCGACATGCCGAGGCCGGCGACGCCCACGAGCCGCGACCGCTCGGAATCGCGCACGAGGCAGAGCCCCTGCCGCACGCCGGCATGGGTACGCAGCCACTCCAGCGCCGACTGCGCGCACGCGGCGGGCTCCTCGCAGCCGAGCAGAAACTCGGCGAGGGCCAGCCGGGGCGGGCTTCCGTCGGCCCAGCCCGGGCGCGGGACGGGGCGAACCGAGGGACGAGTCGTCACCGGCTAGACGCGGGCGGGCCGCCGCCGCCGTCGGAGCAGGACGGCACCGTCGCTGGGCCCGTTGGGCGCGAGCTGGGCTCGGAGCGCGGTGTTTTCAGCGGCGAGGGACGCGGCCGTGCGCCCGTCCACGGCGGCCGGCCGGGACGCCGGAGCCACGTGGCCGACGGCTTCGGAGTACTTCAGATACGTGTCGATCGAGGCCACCACCACTCTGGCCTCGACCGTGATCAGGTCGATTCCCACCAGCGACACCCGAACCCAGGCGTCGATGACGATCCCCTTGTCGAGGACGCGATCGAGAACGTCGATCAGACTGGTGCCGCCTGACGCGCGCTCCACGGCCATCGGTCATCCTCCCTGCACGGACGCTCGGTTGCGTTGTCGACGGGGGCCGTTGCGGCGGCGCTGCGCGGCGAGTGCCGCCACCTTGCGTTCCAGGATACGGAGCTGCCGGCCCAGATCTTCGGCATCGCCCGGTGTCCGCCGGCCGGGCGCGAGATAGCGATCGTGCTTCCACCAGTCCAGGCCGATCTCTTGCGCTTTGTCGATCGAGCAGATGATCAGCCGGATCCGGATCGTGAGTAACTCCACTTCGGCGAGCGACACTTTGATGTCGCCGGCGATGGCGAGGCCCTTGTCGAGCACCCGGTCGAGGACATCGACGAGGGTACTGGCGCGGTAGTGAGTAGCGGGAAGATCGGCGCGCATCGCGGGATCCGAGCGGAAGTATAGATGGAGCGAGCCGTCCCGGAAAGGGCGACTTTCGCCCGCCGGTGGGGAATCGTTTTCTGACGGGAGCGGTCGCCGGTGCGGCGGAGGGACCCCCGATGTCAGATCGTCACATCGGCCCCTGAGACACCACGGGGGACGGCATCGCCGTCCCCCGTCGCTGCCGATCTAGCGCCAGCCGCCGCCGCCGCCGCGGCCGCCGCGGCCGCCACCGCCGTAGCCGCCGCCCCGGCCGCCGCCGCTCTCAGCCTTGGGCTTGGCGACTTCCACCTTCAGCCGGCGGCCGTCCAGCTCTCGGCCATCGAGCTCGCGGACCGCCTTCTGGGCGTCCTCCACCGTTTCCATCTCGACGAACCCGAATCCTCGCGAACGGCCCGAGAACTGATCGGTGACGACGTTGGCCGAGACCACCGTCCCCGACTGGGCGAAGAACTCACGTAGCCCCTCGCTGGTGGTGTTGAAGCTGAGACCGCCGATGAAGAGTTTTTGCGCCATGGTGGCGCCTCCTGATGCATCTTCCGCCTTGGTCTGAGCGTCTCGGAGCGCGGAAGGTTACTTGAGACGCCGTCTGACGAGGGTGACTCGGGGGTGAGCCCACAGCCGAACCAGACGGGCCCAGCTTACGTGAAAGCCCGCGCGTGCGCAATCGGCGTGGCGGGCCGGCGGTTCGGGACAGATTGACTCGCGCCGGGCAACCCCTTGTCACTCCCCGACGGGCGCGCGCGCTCGGCGCCGACCTTAACTGCCGGGCCCGGTTGAGAAAACGATTCTTCTCAGATTTGGCACCGCGCTCGCACTCCTTCGGGCCGCCATGTTCTCCAAGAAAGATTCCGTGCTCACCAGGACACGCAGCACGATGGGGCACCTGCCCCTGCGCCGGCTCATGCTCTGCGTCGACTGCGAGGTGTGCTTCGAGATCGGGGCGACGACCTGTCCGGCCTGCGGCAGCAACATCTGGGTCCCGCTGGCCCGGTTTCTCGAGGCCGCCCACCGCATGCGCCGGAGCGCCGACGCCACGAAGGTTCCCGCCAACCGCCGGCCGGGGGCCCGCCAGGTGCTCATCGTCGCGAAAAACCGTGTGAAGCTCTACCAGTACATGCGGCGGGCGTTCCAGGGGAACGAGAGC contains these protein-coding regions:
- a CDS encoding gas vesicle protein GvpG; translated protein: MIILDSLFVGGLKFVLSKIAQAVDAELDDEQRLREELLAAQMQLELGELSAEEFTALERTLLARLRELRAQSGQPAPGDMKVTGVEARTWDEE
- a CDS encoding GvpL/GvpF family gas vesicle protein; the protein is MKRKRKGRAAVRPARRPSPASARRRGRDAAAPVDHLGKYVYCVINATDPLRFGPIGIGAGSPEVHTINYKDIAAVVSDSPIEVYDPTRENVLAHERVSETVMQRHTVIPMSFGTVFKTREDIVELLRSAYHAFHDVLAKMADKLEFGLKVLWDRDVVIRQIERDDEDIRRLKNEIASQKGSTYFARVQYGRMIDHALQARSERYVSEIFAQLRDVCVASRANKPIGDRMIMNAAFLVTREQEPAFDARVKKIGAHYDTLTFRYTGPWPPYNFVNIRLKLERAQATS
- a CDS encoding response regulator; the protein is MGRPLILLVDDFSDNREMYALYLEHVGYQVAEAATGHEALARAFELSPDLIVMDLSLPGLDGWEATRRLKSDPRTKGIPVLALTGHALEGYSQGARNAGCDAFITKPCLPEELVVEIRALLENERHETQA
- a CDS encoding ATP-binding protein, with the protein product MTTRPSVRPVPRPGWADGSPPRLALAEFLLGCEEPAACAQSALEWLRTHAGVRQGLCLVRDSERSRLVGVAGLGMSPVRASRFVADLGRARHPLAAALLRGEAHLISLNGGGPGASAPFRGRAPLLAVPLTDGDSRSWEPSGLLLVSPPGDTTRREAEWLARLLGPTLARLERTHRAVAASKRFERERGLFEGVIQAVPDPVVLTDAEGRIVLSNSRAESLFGSVEGESEGRRRAVALNNMLFSAALAGHALGQREPTRRELLLVDPVDGSDLLFELISTVLSDLPGGEQAPGRRVVSVLHNVTDLRTASEELEANYRRLRFAEADVRAERDRLRLVIDAMADPVLVTDPGGAIILMNDPAEHLFTVGPRAAGDVTARIQSNDAHIGSFVASCLVAGDSVRYRGAVDLIDPATGRSVPYEAVAGKVRSAHEELIGVVIILHDETVALERERLYEQVKRASTELEAKVRQATAELVRQNELLRRQALALEQASALKSQFLANVSHEFRTPLNAILGYTSMLLQGVLGAVSEPQKKGLSRVDSSARHLLNLISDILDLTRIEAGKMPIHTAEFALPELITEVIHEVEPMLRHAPLMLSKEIAAPLPLVQSDRAKVKQIVLNFVTNALKFTPEGTVTLSAACDDERDQILIAVADTGIGIAEADHSRIFEDFNQADNSPSRAYGGAGLGLAICRRLAAVLGGHILLQSAPGKGSTFTLVLPRSVSR
- a CDS encoding gas vesicle protein, whose translation is MRADLPATHYRASTLVDVLDRVLDKGLAIAGDIKVSLAEVELLTIRIRLIICSIDKAQEIGLDWWKHDRYLAPGRRTPGDAEDLGRQLRILERKVAALAAQRRRNGPRRQRNRASVQGG
- a CDS encoding RNA-binding protein; protein product: MAQKLFIGGLSFNTTSEGLREFFAQSGTVVSANVVTDQFSGRSRGFGFVEMETVEDAQKAVRELDGRELDGRRLKVEVAKPKAESGGGRGGGYGGGGRGGRGGGGGWR